The genomic interval ACATAACTGGCCTTGAAGTTGTTCGTGACATCAATGCCGAGCTCCTTCTGCGGCAAGTCTTTCACGTGCCCGTTGCTCGCCAGAACACGATATTCCTTCCCCAGATAGCGCTCAATAGTCCGCGCCTTGGACGGAGATTCAACAATTACGAGTGCATGGTGTTTCATAGTTTTCCCTTCGCGCGTGAAAAATTTACGACTGGACGGAGCAAAGTCAAGTGCAATTCCATCTGTTGACCGGTAGGGGTGAAGGGGTCAGTTTACTGCTGAGGCATGAATAAGGCGGCGAGTGAGTCGATCGGGACTGATTCCTGCTCTCCACTGCTTAACGATTTCACTTGGGCGCTTTTCGATTTCATCTCATCTTCTCCAATGATGATACAGTGCGAAGCGTTCAGGCGGTTGGCGTCCCGAAGCTGAGCCTTTAGACTTCTTCGCAAGGCGTCAAAATGGACTGTGTTCCCTTGCGCCCTGAGTATCATGGCAACAGTAAGAGCCTGTTCCCTCGCCTCGTGGGTGGTAGCCGCAACGTAAAGAAGGTTCTTGCTCTCATCGGTGCTTTGAGTTTTTTCTCCCAGAGCTAATAGAATCCGCTCAATCCCGGCAGCGAACCCGACGGCGGGAGTACGCTTTCCTCCCAAATCCTCGATCAGGTTGTCGTATCGGCCGCCGCCGCAGAGTGCATCCTGAGCCCCCACATGGGGACTGGTAATTTCGAATGTTGTCCGCGTGTAATAGTCGAGTCCCCGTACCATCATCTTGTTTTCGGTATAAGGGATATTCATCCGCTCAAGAAAATGCTTTACATCTTCATAGTGGGCAAGGTCTTCGTCATCCAGATAGTCGAGGATGGCGGGAGCACCCTGAAGAAGCTCCTGTTCATCCTCACTTTTACTGTCGAGGATGCGTAACGGATTTGTCTCCAGTCTCCGCTGACTGGTTTCACTTAGATCTTTCTTGTACGGCGCGAGGAACTCTACTAGAGCCTGTCGGAAGGCATTGCGACTGTCGTCGGAACCGATGCTGTTGATGTGTAGAGTCATATCTTCAATACCGAGCTCCGTGAGAATTGTATATACTAGAGCCACTATTTCGGCATCCTGTTCTGAGTGCGGTGACCCAATAGCCTCGGCGCCGAACTGGTGGAACTGGCGCAATCTGCCTTTCTGGGGCCGTTCCTGTCTGAAGAGGGTGTCCAAGTAGTAAAGTTTCGTTGAGGCTCCTCCCCGTCCCATATCATGCTCGATATAGGCTCTCATGACAGGCGCAGTCAGTTCCGGCTTGAGGGTGAGACTTGTTCCGCTCTGATCCGAAAACGTGTACATCTGTTTCGAAACGATATCACTCTCTTCGCCGACGCTGCGGGCAAAAAGTTCCGTCTGTTCAAAAACAGGTGTACGGATTTCTCCGTATCCCCAACAGTTCATCACATTGTGAATGGTCGCTCCCGCGGACCTCATTCTTGCGGCTTCTTCAGGCAGGAGATCTTTCGTCCCCTTGATAGACTTAAACTGTTTTTCGGATGCCATCTCTTTTCCGGTTAATCGTGATCGATCATGTCTGCCAGGAGAGTTCTTGCCTTCTTTGCATCTGGTTCCGGAACGTAAAGTGTTGCACGACTTCCGGGGACTGTACCACCTTTAATGCCGTATGCCGATGTGAGAAAATCCGCTTTGATGTAACTCATGATATTTGCGTCATTCAGCGTCTCCTTAGCCATTTCGGCGTAAAGCTGACTGGAAAGTTCATACAGCTTGACCCACCTCACTTCGTTCAGGGTAACTTCTTCGGGAAGAGCGGAAACAAGCGATACACCGCAGTCGGCGCAAACGGTGACCTCTTCCTTGTACTCAGATTTACATTCAGGACAAAACATCGTAACGGGTATGATTCGCCGTATGGGAATTCGTTTTAACCCCTGCCATATTATCAAAACATATAAGAAAATGCCAGCCTAAGTTCAGAACCTTTCTTTGAGTCTGCGAAAAGATTTGGCGCGTCGGTAATCATGACAGATGAATTGAAGAGTAACTGCTTGAACTGTATCGAAAACAGTACCGGGAACTGCTCACTGTTGCGCACTTCTGTTTGCCTGCTCATGCGGTAAGTGCTACAGGATTATGGAATACTCGGCCCCAGCCAGCGCCCGCCGCGGGATTCGAGTTTTAAGTCTCGAAGCGTCGGAGATTTTACATTAATGCGCATGTAAAAGCCCCGCCCGAATCCGCTGGGTGTCCAGTTGAAATTGAGCTCCCAGCAGTGGAGATCGCGATAGACCTGAAAATCGTGGCTGACCAGGTCTCTCTCTAGCAGATCGAAGCGGGCACTGTACTGAATGCGCCACGCCTCTGTAAGTTGTATGCCCAGTGATGTGTTCATCCAGAGGTTGTTTTTGGGATTGAGAGGATCGTTCCGTCTCGCTGAATATCTCAGACTTACCCGAAGGTTCCACAGATTTCTCCCGGATTGACCGCGTACCGCCGTTCTGTCGAGCCTGCTTACACCGCCGCTGGTGAGATCGGCTTCCTGGGTGAGAGTGTCTACGGCGGCGGTATCAGCTTGGGTCTCGCGGCCGGCAAAACCGATGCGCTTACCGGACAGCTTGAATCCTGTGGCTGCGTTCATCTCGGTAAGGCGGGGCAGAGGAATGCCGTGTTCACTGGTCCTGATGCGGTCTACCCTCGTGGCGTTGCCGTCGTGATAATCTACATCGTAGAAGTCGTGTGCCATGCTGAAGTCGAGATTGAGCTTCCTGAGCCAGCCGGCCCTGATAGATGAACGCAGCTTACTGAGTCTGAATTCATCGGCGGCAAAGTTGTAGCTTGTTCTCATATTCCATGTGAGCAAATTGTCGATTTTCCGCTCTTCATCACCGCTGCGGACTTTAGCCTGAAAAAGATTCTTGACTGAAATGTTCAAACTCCTCTGTTCCTGTTTTGACGTAGCACCTATTTGTGAGCCGTGGAAATAGTCAAACGAATATTCCTTTCCGTTCTCATCAGTCAGAGTCTTGAAGTAACCCGGATCGTACCCAAAGATCGGCTTGGAGTAGTCGGGCCGGAACGAGAAACCCACCGAAGGGGTAATGGTGTGACGCAGCGCCTTAAGAGGACCAATCCTGATGGGGAACAGGCCGTAAAGCTTCGTGTTGGTGTTGACGGAAAAGGTTCCTGTATGGCGCGCCCGGAATCCCTGCACAGCCTGTTTATGGATCGGATTGCCCAGTGTATCGGCTGCTTCAGCGTCATGGTACTTTGTGATCCATTCTTCTTTCAGAGCAAAACTCGGTCTGAGAGAAAGGACCTTAAAGAGCCGTCCCGATCCTGACAGGGAGACGTTATGGACCCAGCTGTTGTTGAAGTCTGTCTGTCGTGTCCCCCATACGAACGATGTGTCGATGGTAGCGTCATCAAGCGTATCGATCATCGCTTCTGATTCGTAGAAACCGGTGCCCCGGTTCTTGAGAGCACTGTTGTAACTCCAGTGAAAGGTTGTACCACCTTTTCTCGTTCCGCCGAACAGTTGCGACTGTCCCTTACGGAACTTGAAAGTGGGGAAGGCAGTGGTTGTCTCCACCACCCGGGCCCCTGCCGTAGTGGGCAGCTGGAAGTATAGTGAATCTTGGGCAGTTGTGGGATGCGTCTTCGCCTTTGCCATCAGATTGCGTGTCTCCGAAAGATTCGTCGATATACTGATATTATGCTCCGGCCACCGCTTTGAATAAGTGGCGTTAGAGATCGCCTTCTGGTTGAGGCGCGTATCCCTGTTAATTCCCAGTCGGCGGTTGAACTGACTGTCGTTGTAGTATTGTGCACTCACGTTGAAAGATTGATTCTTGCGCATCCTCTGCGAGTGATTCCACGATGCTGACCATCTGACAGCGCCCGGCTTATTGAAAATATGGGCGATTTCCGGTGTGGCCACCGTCCGGTTATAACGGAAATTGAAACCGCCGCTGAATGCATAACGCCTGAAGTAGCGATTCGTATTGTGAAATACAATTCCCTGTCGGTCATAAAAATCAAGAGAGAACTGAGAATTCATGAATTCATTGACTGCCCAGAAATATCCTAGTCCTTTCAGATACTGGCCCTGACGGCTGTTTTCACCGTAGGATGGCATAATCCAGCCGGAATGACGCTTACCGCCCTGATCGGGAAATACCCCGAATGGTAGTCCGAAAAGTGGAATCCCGCCCAGGTAAAGGATAATCGGTTTGGCGATAACTTTGTCGTCCATGATCATCTTCATCTGACGACTCTCGAAGTGGAAATGAGGATTCGAATCGAGATCGCATGTGGTGTATATGCTCTTCGAGACAAAAAAGGTGTCCTTCGTCTGGTTCTGGATTTCCTCGCCTCTGTAATACCCGTCCTCCATTTTGGTCCTGCCGTGTTTGACGCGACCCCGCCCGCTGGAAAGGTTGTAGATCAGCGACTCGCCTATCATGGGCTCTCTTCCAGTCTCTTTGAATGTAGGCATATCGTTGGCGGTGAAGGTTTGGTTGCCGTGAGGCGCTGGCAATGCACGCAAAAGGTTATCCTTCCAGGTGACATTCACAAATCCTGAATTCAGCCTGGTATCTTTGTAATCGATCTGTGCGCCGTGATAGAGATGAGTCCGCTGATCGGGGATGCTATACCTGATGGTGTCAGCGCGGTAGATTATAGGGGCATCCACGTCGTCAGCGGATTCATCAGGAACGTACTCTCCCCGGGCGCCACCAACAATATGGATGACTTCCAGATCCTGCCTGTCAGCGGTATCGGGCGCAAAAAGAAGGGTCACTGTGTCGCCGCTGGCCGTATTCTGACCCTGATAAATGGAATCTTCGAACAGGTGGTGCAAGGTGGTAGCCATCCCTTCGAGCCTCATTGAGTCCAGATTGCCCTCTTTGAGGTAGGCTTCGAGGCGACTGCCCGTCATATCGTCGAAGAACTCCTCCTCGGTATAGCGCGAGACTACCGTTTCTTCCAGTTCTACTTTTTGCGGAACTTTGCCTTCAGTGCGATAGAGGATGTGCGCTTTTTCGGGGATTACCAGATATTGCAGAAGATCATCCTGGTAGGTGAGCTCGATCTGTTTGCCGGCTATCCTGTGCCGCTCCTCCTGAACCACAACGGGGTCCTGCAGCAGAATTGATACCTCTTTTTCAGCATCGTACATGCTTTTGCCGCAGGTTGCCTGGCGGTTTTCTTCACGGATGACTACTGTCCCCTGTGCGGTGTAGCTGGCGGTCCCCGTTTCCAGATGTTTGGTATAAGTAAGTTTTTGCGCGGTGATCACTTGTTTCCGCTGAGTAAATTCCACGTCGCCGGAGGCGATTCCGCTATCTGCCTCCATAAAGAAAATCAGTGTATCCGAGAGGAGACGATATTCTTCATCTGTAAAGTGTGTGTTGCCGAAGGCGGTGGCGATATCCTGTTTCGAATCTATCACCACAGAGTCGGCGGTGAGCACCTTCTGATCTTCTTCCATGCGGACGTTGTAGACAAATGAACCGATTCCCTCTCTGTTTCTGTAGTAGGCTCTGAGGGCCGTAATTGTTGCTTCCCCCTTCTCGAATTTGACGTTACCTCTCAAGTATTGAACAGCGTTACCGTCTTCATCGGTGATATTTTCCAGCTCATCGGCGTGGATCAGTTTCAGCCTCTCTTCGGAGGAGGCGTAAAGGGGGTAGAGCAGCAGCAGGTAAAACAGATATCTCAAGATTTCTTACGGTCGTGGCGGTCAGGCCACAGCTGTTTCAGGCGTTTGGAAATGAATTCCTCGTAGCCGTGGCCGGAAGGCCGATAGAATATGGTAGGTTTCGCTCCTTCAGGAAAGTAGTGAACGTTGCCGGCAAAATGTTCGGGATGGTTGTGGGGATAAGTGTAGTCCTTGCCGTAGTCAAATGCTTTCATAAGGGGTGTCGGTGCGTTCCTTAAATGGAGTGGAATAGGGGAAGTTCCTTCGCTACGCACCTTGGCCGACGCTTGGCGGATAGCCATGTAGCTAGCGTTGGATTTAGGTGCCGCCGCCAGATAAGCAGTCACCTGTGCCAACACAAGCGATGCTTCAGGCATGCCGATGGTGTGAACCGCTTGGAATCCCGATGTAGCAAGGGTCAGGGCCTGAGGGTCAGCATTGCCCACATCCTCCGACGCGAGAATGATGAGACGGCGAGCGATGAACTCCGGCTGTTCACCACCCTCCAGCATGGTGGCGAGCCAGTAGATGGCCGCATCGGGATCGCTGCCGCGGACAGATTTGATGAAGGCCGAGATGGTATCATAGTGATAATCACCTGCCTTATCATAGATCTGCGTCTTCTTCTGTAGCGCAGTCTGAAGAATCTCTGATGTAATAAGGGCGGAATCGTTTTCAGACGGTACCATCGCCAGAGCGACCTCCAGCGTATTCAACATCTTACGTGCATCGCCGCCGGTGGAACGGATCAGCGTTTGACGAGTATCGCCTTCGAACATGAGTTGCTTCTTCCGGAGCACGACATCGCTCCCCTCGGCCCGCTTCAGGATCGCAGTAAGATCGTCTCCACTCAGGTTTTCCAGCTTCAGCACGCGACAGCGGGAAAGGAGGGGCGAGATGACTTCGAAGGAAGGATTCTCAGTCGTGGCACCGATGAGGATGACAGCTCCTTCTTCGACGCCGTGAAGGAGAGCATCCTGCTGCGCCTTGTTGAAACGGTGGATTTCGTCAATGAAGAAAATGGTATGCTTCGCCATCTTGAAATTGTCTCTTCCGGCTGCCAGAATCCTTCTCACTTCGCGCACGCCTGATGATACGGCCGACATCTGGTAGAAATCGGCTTTGGTCTCCCGGGCGACGATTTTGGCCAGAGTAGTCTTGCCCGTGCCGGGCGGTCCCCACAGGATCATGCTGAACAGATTGTGCTCCTGAATCGCTCGCCGCAGGAGGGACCCGGCGCCTACAAGATGGGGCTGGCCGATGAATTCGGCCACGGTCGCCGGTCTTATGCGGTCAGCCAGAGGGGGTAAAATCTTGCGTGAAGGTGGCATGACAAGTGAATTTAGACTTCAAACCGTGGAAAAGCAAAAGGGACAGAATGGCGTGGCAATTGTGATTGAATCAGGTTAGACTTGCAGCCATTTACTAATGATGGAGGTGGCAAAATGAGGCGTATTCTCTTACTGGTAGCGGCGATTGCCGTGGTAGGGTGTTCTGGAGACAAGTCGGGAGAAGAGATGATGACAGATTCGGGATTAAAGTATGTTGATATGAAAGTCGGCGACGGCGAATCGCCGCAGGCCGGTCAGCTTGTAACAGTTCATTATACAGGCTGGTTGGAGGACGGTACCAAATTTGACAGTTCTGTGGATAAGAATCGGCCATTCGAATTCACCATCGGAGCGGGACGCGTGATCAAAGGGTGGGATGAAGGCGTTATGACTATGAAGGTGGGGGGCAAACGCAAACTGACTATTCCATCTGAGTTGGGATACGGCGCCCGGGGAATCGGACCAATCCCGCCCAATTCCACCCTCATTTTTGAAGTGGAATTACTGACAATTCGTTAATAACTTCCCCGTAATTCGCTAACGACAAGGAGGTGCGGGATTTCTTGGGCCCGCTGAGGCAGTGAAGAATCAAGCTAAGAGATCGATCTACAATTTCTACTATCAGAAGATCGTCGGCGCCAAGACGTTTATGGGTGCCAGCTTTCTTAACTATAAACAGCGAGAAGCTGACTGTATTGTTGAATACATTGAACGGCAGGGAAATTCAGGACAAATAGTGGATATCGGCTGTAGTACGGGATATTTTTCGCGCCGGCTCGCTGACCGCTTCGGTTCGGACACGGTACAGGGTGCTGATATCAGCCAGAAGTCCATCAGAAAATGCCGAGAGCGGCACCCCGATATTCAATTCCATCATATTGGTAACGGCTTCTACGAAGATAACTTTGGGCGTTTTGAGTATGTGCTACTGGCGCATGTCCTGGAACATGTGGACGATCCTTTGGCGCTGCTGGAGAAGGTGAAAAGACTGATGACCGAACAGGGCTCTCTCATCGTTTCCGTGCCGCAGGAAAGGATCAGGGGGGACTCGGCCTTTCCGGAGAATCTCTATAATCTAATACGATTGAAATTTGAGAATGTGCACCGCGTTAATTACTGTGCCGACAAACTTTCCACGGTGCTTGGAGAAGCGGGGTTACAGATTACGGACCACCGTTACATCAATGCCTTCCGCTCAAAGATGAATGAACGGCATTTCTCCAATCACAGTCTCGTCGCCCATAGCGAGGCGATCCCCCAAGCCTAAGAAGATCGGACAACTTCAGTGCTTTTCATCCGGCCGCGGCGGGTGGGAGAGTGCATTTGATTTTACGCTATTGGTGAGATAACTTCTCTAAGGTGTCTTCTGACGTACCAACATCCTGGCCGGCCTATCTTGAAACCTACGAATCGGGACTTCTTCGGCAGAAAGTAGAGGAGGGACTCGAGATGCTGGCTGAGTGCCGAGTCTGCCCGCGGGACTGTGAAGTCAACCGGATGCAGGATGAGTGGGCGGTCTGCAAAAGTGGAAGGTATGCCACAGTCAGCAGTTACTTCGCTCACTTCGGTGAGGAGGACTGTCTGCGTGGATGGCGGGGCTCCGGTACCATCTTCTTCTCGCACTGTAATCTGAAGTGTGTCTTTTGCCAGAACTGGGATATCAGTCAGCCTGCCGGAGCAGGTGGGGAATCGGCCAGGGCAGAGGTGACGCCAGTGCACCTCGCTGAGATGATGCTCGAACTTCAATCTAAAGGGTGCCACAACATCAATTTCGTTACGCCTGAGCACGTTGTCCCTCAGATCATCGAGGCACTTCCGCTGGCCATCGAGGGGGGATTGCGCCTCCCCATTGTCTATAATACGAGTGCCTTCGATTCAATGGAGAGTCTGAAACTGATGGCGGGAGTGGTGGATATCTACATGCCGGACTTCAAGTTGTGGGACAGGGAGTTGGCGAGACGATACCTTAAGGCAGTGAAGTATCCTGAAACCGCGAGGGAGTCAATCAGAGAGATGCAACGTCAGGTGGGAGACCTGTGGCTCGATGACAGAGGTCTGGCGGTTCGTGGTCTATTGGTAAGACATCTGGTGATGCCGGGGATGAAGAAGGATAGTGAGAGGATTTTGACATTTCTGGCGCGGGCAGTTTCCACCGAAACTTACATCAATATCATGGATCAGTATCGTCCAGCATATAAGGTGGGGGAAGATTCCTATGCCGCGATCAATCGCCCGGCTACATCAGCGGAAATCAGGCAGATCTACAGCGCAGCCGAAAAAGTAGGCTTACATCGGTTTGACCAGAGGAGGATCGCTGCGGCGCTTTAGGGCAGTGTGATGATTGACTGGCGCGCCATGGCAACATTGTTTGGAGGTGGTGCTGAGCCACAGGAGGGACTTGAACCCCCGACCCGTTCATTACGAATGAACTGCTCTACCAACTGAGCTACGGTGGCAATAATTAATTAGGATTTATGTGCCCAATATATAGCATTAACATAAAATACACAAATTAAGATTAGGTACGTTTATTCATAGAATTATTTATTTACAAACTCTTATTACTCAATTATTATCACTCCATCCCCAACACTCTTTAACCAATATCCTTTCCCGGGATAGAGGGTCTCTATCTGATTATAGCTTTCCTGAAAACCATAAACTGTTCCGGAAATAATGAGGTTTTCTGGGTCAATAATATTTTCCAGGTGAGCAGTGGTAGAAATTCCGGTAACCAAATTCCATCCCTCAAATAATTGTATTTCGATTGAGTTAATTGATGTTCCTTCTATTTCAATGTTTATTCCCTCATCAAACATGAGCCAATATCCAGAACCGGAATTTAATGAAACAGCTGAATAATAGGTTCCATCATATCCAAATAATGTTTCTTCTACAGATTCCGGAAAAACTGTGTTTTGTGTAGGGTCAGAAATATTCAGGGGCAGCCCCACCAGATTCCATCCCCCA from Candidatus Neomarinimicrobiota bacterium carries:
- a CDS encoding putative LPS assembly protein LptD; translation: MRYLFYLLLLYPLYASSEERLKLIHADELENITDEDGNAVQYLRGNVKFEKGEATITALRAYYRNREGIGSFVYNVRMEEDQKVLTADSVVIDSKQDIATAFGNTHFTDEEYRLLSDTLIFFMEADSGIASGDVEFTQRKQVITAQKLTYTKHLETGTASYTAQGTVVIREENRQATCGKSMYDAEKEVSILLQDPVVVQEERHRIAGKQIELTYQDDLLQYLVIPEKAHILYRTEGKVPQKVELEETVVSRYTEEEFFDDMTGSRLEAYLKEGNLDSMRLEGMATTLHHLFEDSIYQGQNTASGDTVTLLFAPDTADRQDLEVIHIVGGARGEYVPDESADDVDAPIIYRADTIRYSIPDQRTHLYHGAQIDYKDTRLNSGFVNVTWKDNLLRALPAPHGNQTFTANDMPTFKETGREPMIGESLIYNLSSGRGRVKHGRTKMEDGYYRGEEIQNQTKDTFFVSKSIYTTCDLDSNPHFHFESRQMKMIMDDKVIAKPIILYLGGIPLFGLPFGVFPDQGGKRHSGWIMPSYGENSRQGQYLKGLGYFWAVNEFMNSQFSLDFYDRQGIVFHNTNRYFRRYAFSGGFNFRYNRTVATPEIAHIFNKPGAVRWSASWNHSQRMRKNQSFNVSAQYYNDSQFNRRLGINRDTRLNQKAISNATYSKRWPEHNISISTNLSETRNLMAKAKTHPTTAQDSLYFQLPTTAGARVVETTTAFPTFKFRKGQSQLFGGTRKGGTTFHWSYNSALKNRGTGFYESEAMIDTLDDATIDTSFVWGTRQTDFNNSWVHNVSLSGSGRLFKVLSLRPSFALKEEWITKYHDAEAADTLGNPIHKQAVQGFRARHTGTFSVNTNTKLYGLFPIRIGPLKALRHTITPSVGFSFRPDYSKPIFGYDPGYFKTLTDENGKEYSFDYFHGSQIGATSKQEQRSLNISVKNLFQAKVRSGDEERKIDNLLTWNMRTSYNFAADEFRLSKLRSSIRAGWLRKLNLDFSMAHDFYDVDYHDGNATRVDRIRTSEHGIPLPRLTEMNAATGFKLSGKRIGFAGRETQADTAAVDTLTQEADLTSGGVSRLDRTAVRGQSGRNLWNLRVSLRYSARRNDPLNPKNNLWMNTSLGIQLTEAWRIQYSARFDLLERDLVSHDFQVYRDLHCWELNFNWTPSGFGRGFYMRINVKSPTLRDLKLESRGGRWLGPSIP
- a CDS encoding DUF2007 domain-containing protein; translated protein: MFCPECKSEYKEEVTVCADCGVSLVSALPEEVTLNEVRWVKLYELSSQLYAEMAKETLNDANIMSYIKADFLTSAYGIKGGTVPGSRATLYVPEPDAKKARTLLADMIDHD
- a CDS encoding replication-associated recombination protein A, yielding MAEFIGQPHLVGAGSLLRRAIQEHNLFSMILWGPPGTGKTTLAKIVARETKADFYQMSAVSSGVREVRRILAAGRDNFKMAKHTIFFIDEIHRFNKAQQDALLHGVEEGAVILIGATTENPSFEVISPLLSRCRVLKLENLSGDDLTAILKRAEGSDVVLRKKQLMFEGDTRQTLIRSTGGDARKMLNTLEVALAMVPSENDSALITSEILQTALQKKTQIYDKAGDYHYDTISAFIKSVRGSDPDAAIYWLATMLEGGEQPEFIARRLIILASEDVGNADPQALTLATSGFQAVHTIGMPEASLVLAQVTAYLAAAPKSNASYMAIRQASAKVRSEGTSPIPLHLRNAPTPLMKAFDYGKDYTYPHNHPEHFAGNVHYFPEGAKPTIFYRPSGHGYEEFISKRLKQLWPDRHDRKKS
- a CDS encoding class I SAM-dependent methyltransferase, which gives rise to MKNQAKRSIYNFYYQKIVGAKTFMGASFLNYKQREADCIVEYIERQGNSGQIVDIGCSTGYFSRRLADRFGSDTVQGADISQKSIRKCRERHPDIQFHHIGNGFYEDNFGRFEYVLLAHVLEHVDDPLALLEKVKRLMTEQGSLIVSVPQERIRGDSAFPENLYNLIRLKFENVHRVNYCADKLSTVLGEAGLQITDHRYINAFRSKMNERHFSNHSLVAHSEAIPQA
- a CDS encoding FKBP-type peptidyl-prolyl cis-trans isomerase; this encodes MRRILLLVAAIAVVGCSGDKSGEEMMTDSGLKYVDMKVGDGESPQAGQLVTVHYTGWLEDGTKFDSSVDKNRPFEFTIGAGRVIKGWDEGVMTMKVGGKRKLTIPSELGYGARGIGPIPPNSTLIFEVELLTIR
- a CDS encoding radical SAM protein, whose translation is MSSDVPTSWPAYLETYESGLLRQKVEEGLEMLAECRVCPRDCEVNRMQDEWAVCKSGRYATVSSYFAHFGEEDCLRGWRGSGTIFFSHCNLKCVFCQNWDISQPAGAGGESARAEVTPVHLAEMMLELQSKGCHNINFVTPEHVVPQIIEALPLAIEGGLRLPIVYNTSAFDSMESLKLMAGVVDIYMPDFKLWDRELARRYLKAVKYPETARESIREMQRQVGDLWLDDRGLAVRGLLVRHLVMPGMKKDSERILTFLARAVSTETYINIMDQYRPAYKVGEDSYAAINRPATSAEIRQIYSAAEKVGLHRFDQRRIAAAL
- the hisS gene encoding histidine--tRNA ligase; this encodes MASEKQFKSIKGTKDLLPEEAARMRSAGATIHNVMNCWGYGEIRTPVFEQTELFARSVGEESDIVSKQMYTFSDQSGTSLTLKPELTAPVMRAYIEHDMGRGGASTKLYYLDTLFRQERPQKGRLRQFHQFGAEAIGSPHSEQDAEIVALVYTILTELGIEDMTLHINSIGSDDSRNAFRQALVEFLAPYKKDLSETSQRRLETNPLRILDSKSEDEQELLQGAPAILDYLDDEDLAHYEDVKHFLERMNIPYTENKMMVRGLDYYTRTTFEITSPHVGAQDALCGGGRYDNLIEDLGGKRTPAVGFAAGIERILLALGEKTQSTDESKNLLYVAATTHEAREQALTVAMILRAQGNTVHFDALRRSLKAQLRDANRLNASHCIIIGEDEMKSKSAQVKSLSSGEQESVPIDSLAALFMPQQ